Part of the Lolium rigidum isolate FL_2022 chromosome 6, APGP_CSIRO_Lrig_0.1, whole genome shotgun sequence genome, TCTAATTTGTTGAGTCACATCAGTTCGTCGAAGAGAGAGTTCGCCTCCTCTTGAGCCACATTCTCTTGGTGGGTGCACTACCCTGCGGCATCAGAAATTCTTCCCTCTCCGATAGCGATCTTCTACTGCTTTCTCCTTGTGCATACAGCGGATTCATAAACACCTGATACGAAGATTCAACATCTGCTGGCAACTTGTCCTGATCTCCCTCTGTAACAACTGCAGTGTTGGAAGGTCCAGCTCCAGCCTCTCCTGCTGACCTAGACCCCGTGTCAAATTCCATATCTCCGGAGCTACTGCCGCTGTAGCTCCCACTGCTACTGGAGTAGCTActgcttgttctatcttcctccaAAGAAGAGCTGTCGCTGAGCGTGTTAAAGATCGTAATGCTTTCTCTCTGCGCGCCGTGAAACGAGTGGCTCTTGTGCTTTCCATTGTAAAGTGGCAAGATGGAGGAAGAGCCTCGCCTCAAGCCCAGGACATCCCGGCCAAGGCTGTATGATGTATACAGCTTCCTCTCAACACATTCCTTGGCTTTCACCATTTCACCCAGATGTTCCAGAGTTTCATTTGAAGAGGCGTCTTGGGCTGCCTTCTGCTCTAGCTCAGAGATGATCTTGCCCAAGACTCTCCTCTTGCTGTGAAGAGAACGCTGTATTTTCACAAGGTAGAGGTCAGGCAAGAGTTCAGTGGTGACAAGGTCACCTTAAACTATGTACGTACTATTTAAGTACACATTACCCTCTTTTCCAGAAACTTCTGCAAGCCATTGTTTTTTTGAAGCTTTTTCTTCCTCCAGAAGATGCAGCAGAACCGAACAACCACCGCTTGTATCACTATGACAAAGAGTTGGAAGATGAACAGCAGAAGGACATGGTTGTGGTCACCTGGTGGACACAATAGATTACACTCAGTCAGCATTTATGCATTTCTAACTAAACATCAGCAACAAGAGTCCCTAAAAAAAACATCAGCAACAAGAGAAGACAAATGACACAGCTTGAACTTCACCTGGATCACCATGAACAAACTTTGGTTTTGCTTTTCTGCAGGTCCAAGCAATCTTTTGCCCTTGCAACACAAACAAGTCGAGTCCTCAGTACTAGTACAGCTTTCTTAGCGTGGAAAACCAATTAGAGACGTGAGAGAGGAGGCATACTTTTCGTGTAGCATTGCACGGCACTGCCGATTCCTGAGACAAGAAATTTCAGGAGCCCAAAACATTACAAATTAGTTGATTTCAAGTACTATAATTTTACCAGTTGCCTTTGTATTGTTTCTCTGTTCGGTTAACCTGAAGCGTATTAATTGCTTAGTTGAGGATTAAAGACCTAAGCAAGACTTACTTGCAGCGGATAGAGCAGTGAGAAGAATGGTTTCATCTAGCGTAAAGTACTCCAGGTCACTACTGGACAACAAATTTGATAATTGTCCTGGCAAGGAAAAGAATGCCAAATAATAATCAGTTTTAAGCCACTATTTTGGAAGAACAAAACGGGCAGTCATGTGAAGAAAGAAGCAAACCAGGATACTTTTCAGTCCAGTAAACTGTTCCAGTTGCTGGAGCCAACAAAGTAAGCAAGATGCTCGAAGGTTTCATCGCTGAGACGTAGGTATAATCACCGATAGTTTGGCTTGATTTTGCCTCCATTATGGTCTGGCTGATGTACACAGAAAACCCTGAGCAGTCGAGGACTGGACTTGCATGGATCACTGAGTTGGGTGCTGTTCTCTGAAGAAACTTTCTGATCTCACCATCCGGAGAAACTGAATACAAGAACCCATCCAACGAACCAATTGATATCCAACCTGTTTACATGGGCCGAAGAGAGAACCAGGAATGACCATCATAATACAAATTAACACGCAAAAATAGATGTTGGTGAAAATATGAAGAGAATGCAGTTAAACAATGGCAAAGATACTGCCCCATGAAAACTAGACTGCTTCCAGATTTGAATGAATCAGTGAATGAACAAACATGTTACAAATAAATGATGTTGGAAAGATCTGTTTTCCTTTTACCATTGGAATCCACTGCCGGCAAGATTTTCTCGTTGCTAAGTGGACCAATACTCTGCTGAAATGAAATGTTTCCTGACAGAACATCAAGCCCCAGGACAATTGACTTTCTTGGGAGGAGGATGTACATGCGCCCATTATTTCCTGGCACAATCGTTATCACTTTGTCGATCGAGCTCAAGTCTTGGATC contains:
- the LOC124662896 gene encoding protein GAMETE EXPRESSED 3, producing the protein MAMWLLLPRLCLVLSSLTGAARSASPVVLQWLNASAAENPQIPPGVGRALSAPIIGHGGNLVACSGKNLLAFHRNGSFAWIVPLGYNCRQDISLVTERDKIYLVREDNKVVKITPQNVHTSAPSSEVFFSHSPAPGRSEEIIGLSTSSSYSSLFITIANRGLFSFSLRDGQLQWSAGPVIDRFGYRLGCKGNISGCYFSSAPVVDQCEGTLYISNTEGQLYSMFIQSRQYRWIQDLSSIDKVITIVPGNNGRMYILLPRKSIVLGLDVLSGNISFQQSIGPLSNEKILPAVDSNGWISIGSLDGFLYSVSPDGEIRKFLQRTAPNSVIHASPVLDCSGFSVYISQTIMEAKSSQTIGDYTYVSAMKPSSILLTLLAPATGTVYWTEKYPGQLSNLLSSSDLEYFTLDETILLTALSAARIGSAVQCYTKRQKIAWTCRKAKPKFVHGDPGDHNHVLLLFIFQLFVIVIQAVVVRFCCIFWRKKKLQKNNGLQKFLEKRRSLHSKRRVLGKIISELEQKAAQDASSNETLEHLGEMVKAKECVERKLYTSYSLGRDVLGLRRGSSSILPLYNGKHKSHSFHGAQRESITIFNTLSDSSSLEEDRTSSSYSSSSGSYSGSSSGDMEFDTGSRSAGEAGAGPSNTAVVTEGDQDKLPADVESSYQVFMNPLYAQGESSRRSLSEREEFLMPQGSAPTKRMWLKRRRTLSSTN